Genomic DNA from Planktomarina temperata RCA23:
GTACCGGGCGCTGGATTGGTGTCACCTTCCTTTCGGCCGCCGCATTTTTGTGTCTGCCGCGCATGTTTCAGGTGATGGTGGTGGAAAACTCTGAAGAAAGCCATCTCGCGACAGCCAGTTGGGCCTTTCCACTTTATCTCCTGCTCATGTCACTATTTGTGATCCCCATCGCGGTGGTGGGGTTGGATATTTTACCTGCAGGGTCCAACCCGGATCTTTTCGTACTCACCCTGCCGCTCTCTGCTGAGCAAAATGGCCTGGCGATGCTGGCCTTTCTGGGTGGGTTTTCTTCGGCGACCTCGATGGTGATTGTGGCGGCGATTGCCCTATCAACTATGATTTCAAACCATATCGTCACCCCGATTTGGTTGCGCGCGCGCGGTCAGGGGGCGACCATTTCCGGCGATGTGCGCAGTGTGGTTTTGACGTCGCGGCGCATTTCGATCATCGGCATTTTGACGCTGGGCTATCTCTATTATCGCATTTCTGGCGGTGGGGCGGCCTTGGCGTCCATTGGCTTGATATCCTTCGCCGGTGTCGCGCAAATCTTGCCTGTGATGCTGGGGGGGATCTTTTGGCAAGGGGCGACCAAAATTGGGGCCTTGGCTGGGTTGATTTGCGGGTTGGTGGTATGGAGCTACACCATGTTCCTGCCGTCCTTTGGTCCCGAAGTGTTGATTTCCCAGGAGACAATCGACCACGGGCTTTGGGGGCTGCAATGGCTGCGCCCTACCGCGCTATTTGGCATCCAAGGTCTTGATCCGGTGGTCCATGCGGTCTTGTGGTCGATTTTGCTGAACAGCTTCGCCTTTGTGGCCGGCTCTATTTTATCGAGACCATCTCCCTTGGAGCGGGTGCAAGCGGTGCAATTTATCAGCGCTTTTGACAGCGGCCCTTCGGCACGCGGCTGGCAAAGAGGGGCGACAGACGCAGAGGATCTCTTGAGCATGGCCCAGCGCATTATTGGCGCGGCTCAAGCACAAAACTTGTTTCGCACGGCGGCACAACGGCAGGGAAAACAGGGCTATCTGCCTGATCCGACGCCGCAATTTCTTGAAACCCTTGAGCGAGGCTTGGCCGGCAGTGTTGGAGCGGCCACAGCCCATGCGATGTTGGGGCAAATGGCCGGTGGGTCTTCTGTCACGGTCGAGGACTTGATGGCAGTGGCGGATGAAACCGCGCAGATCATGGAATATTCCAACCAGTTAGAGGCCAAGTCCGGCGAATTGACCACAACCGCGCGCAAACTGCGCGATGCCAACGACAAACTCACAAAGCTTTCGATCCAAAAGGATGCGTTCCTCAGTCAAATCAGCCATGAGCTGCGCACGCCCATGACATCGATTCGAGCGTTTTCGGAAA
This window encodes:
- a CDS encoding ATP-binding protein, with the translated sequence MLSLDLLIFVSLIYVAFLFGVAFWAERASDAGRGGWMRTPLIYTLSLSIYCTAWTFYGAVGFAARSGLEFLTIYLGPTVVLIGWWLILRRLVRIARAERITSIADLVSSRFGKNALLGGFVTVMAVVGTTPYIALQLQSVTLSISVFAKGTQNILSSTNIALWTAAGLAVFTIVFGTRNLDVNERHSGVVMAIAVEAIVKLLALLAVGVFVVWGLAGGAGDVLARIDASPISQWEVSTGRWIGVTFLSAAAFLCLPRMFQVMVVENSEESHLATASWAFPLYLLLMSLFVIPIAVVGLDILPAGSNPDLFVLTLPLSAEQNGLAMLAFLGGFSSATSMVIVAAIALSTMISNHIVTPIWLRARGQGATISGDVRSVVLTSRRISIIGILTLGYLYYRISGGGAALASIGLISFAGVAQILPVMLGGIFWQGATKIGALAGLICGLVVWSYTMFLPSFGPEVLISQETIDHGLWGLQWLRPTALFGIQGLDPVVHAVLWSILLNSFAFVAGSILSRPSPLERVQAVQFISAFDSGPSARGWQRGATDAEDLLSMAQRIIGAAQAQNLFRTAAQRQGKQGYLPDPTPQFLETLERGLAGSVGAATAHAMLGQMAGGSSVTVEDLMAVADETAQIMEYSNQLEAKSGELTTTARKLRDANDKLTKLSIQKDAFLSQISHELRTPMTSIRAFSEILQDPDLSDGDRPKYARIIEDETQRLTRLLDDLLDLSVLENGQVSLELRQARLRDILDRAEASANVEQHIRIRRSAGREDISILTDPDRLTQVFINLMSNAAKYCEAQRPELIVSVSETPAAITVDFIDNGAGVDKANQDMIFEKFARASDHSKAGGAGLGLAICREIVSNLGGQISYLPGQRGAAFRVSLPRD